The DNA region CGGAATGATCCGCACTGCCGCTCTATCGCAGTGAAGGCCAGAATAGACAGTCGTAAACCTATTAACTGACGTTCTGCTAATCGATGGCTGCAACTTAGCATCACAGTCAATAGTATCTCTTGGGCATGCGTTTCCTTCCTTTGCTATTACTTTGAATGTTTTGATGTTTATCTCATGCAGCTTCAGGCATGATTACGGTTTAAGTCAGTCACTCCCAAGCAGAGattatttcacattttttagTGCAAAGCTCTCCAAACAAGCGGAGACGCACTCCACAAATCAAGAGACATCTCCTCAGTGCAAAGCTTTGTAAACAAGTGGAGACGCACTCTAAAagtcaagctctcccaacaagcggagacactTTTCAATGCTACGACAGCTGCAGAACGGTACATAGCCTAGCTAACAAAGCGAGTCAAGATCAAGTATCCCATCATCCCGATCCCAAATAATGGCTCGCCGGCAGCCATGCATCATCATTCCCGCATCATTTACATCACATCTTAATATATTCTGTATTACAATATATAGGTATGTGTGtatttcattttttgcgttaACAAATATCACAACGTGGAACTCCTTATAAGCAGCAAACTAAACTACAACACTATGAGGGACAACAAACTCATTAGCGGGCCAAGGATCCAAGTTCAGACACAAAAAGACTAGTGGAAatccaaatcttcaaatccttCAAGTCAAGCCGCAAATTACGGACATCGCGAGTACCCAATCCTCCGTCTTGATATATCGTCATAATACGATACTGGGGCAGTTCCTGCGAGTACCCACACCAGAACTACATAAGGCCTGATCCTTGTTAAGCCCGAtgtatgtaagcaattcaaagccagaattcgGCCCCAATTCCTCCAAAATCTTCCTGAAATCTTCCTTAAGTTTCCCTAAATCATGCAATTCTTAATCTTCATTAAATCCATATGCCGCTCCCGTAATGCTTGCCCAAAGTCAGGACAAAATTGGCTTTGATTCAATtactttgcccgaaaactctttcattgACTCTGgtcaaagagggacagctgttgacggccaattttgaccctccttttaaaattgatttatttatacttaataatttacaatgaatgttttgaaagtattttctatCAGTAAATACCTATTTTTACAAAATTGATTaagtattagttttgaaattaataacCTAGTACTAACATTATGTaattataaatatacttattaCTTTTAATATCATTAAAGAAATTTCCAAAATACACCATCTaggctttataattaatttaatgaattatttctCAAATTCTGATTAATTAGATTATTATGTTCAAAATTAGTGTTATAGTTTAGGAGACaaagtattttataaataattataataacTAGTAGTATATTtgacgtttataattttactacattttattataaattaattaagtaaaatTAAATCAATTTTAAAAGGGGTCAAAACTAAAAGGCTACAATTCCAATTCCTAATTAAAATACAAAGTGGCTATTTCCCAAATTAATTCCAGCCCAATGCACAAGCCAAATCCGTAAAATACCCAACCCAGACATCCCTCTCTTTCCATCTTTGTGATCCGCGTCCCTCTCCCTAAACCAATCAGAGCACGCCACATCACACTCTAATCCCACTCAAAAAACAAACACGATCGGAGTCGTTGATCCAAACAATCGATCGTCTACAATAATCcatattttctcttttaattttgacttgtTGTCGTTGGATCAGAAAGATCCAACGATTTCGTATTTTCCCCAAATTGATTTCTTTGAACGCATAAAGCCTCGATTTATCAGGGTCGTTGATCAAATGATCAAACGGCCCATATTCCATCTCTCAATCATAACCCTCAGAGATCAACCCCAATACCCTAACCCCTAAATCATATCTTCTTTTACCCCGCCGCCCTTCTTTCCCctttctctctcatttctctcaatctCAAAGACATGGACAGCAAATAAACCTTGCACAATTTGTGCAAGGCTTCAAATAAACAAAAGATTCATACCTTATGTCCCTCATATCCACGATTCCCGTCGATACCTTCCTCGTTTCGTCGCTTTACCTCAAAACCCCTCCAATCCGAACCCTAACCTTCAAAGACAAAACCTCAACCCTAACCTCACTGCGAAACTCATCACTTCCTttctgtttttatcatttaatctcAATAGCCCTATTTGAAGAAGTTAGACCAAAAGGGTGAAACTTCAACTCACCAGATCTCCTCTTCCGTCTTTTCAAATCAAAGCGAGCCTGAAATGCTAGATGGCTTCTATCTTGATATTCGACACCCTGAGGTCAGATGAAATGACCTCTGGGTATTAGGGTTCTGACCAGTGGTCTCTCGCACCTCAACGGTTAGCTTCCCTCTTCTCAGGTAAAATCCCTAACAATTTTCCCTTTGTCTCTCTGATTTTCACTTGCATATGCTTGCATCATCTAGTAGTCGTCATCCTCCACTACTGAATTTGGATTCTGCTGAAACTCTAAGCCATTAATGGCACTATAAAAGGGTCTTTCAATGCTCTCACCAACCAGACCTAAGAcctaagaaaataagaaaaacctAACATCTTCAACCTATAGACCTAACACAACAAGAAAACCTAATATCATAAACCTACAGAGCTAATAGGCAAAACGGCTATCACAAAATTATTTAGAAAAACCTCGTCTTTAGTTCTTAGTAGTAAATTGAGCTAGGGTTCTAATTAGTTTTTGGTTTCTCTATGATTCTGAGTATTGCACTGGTCGGGAGGAGATCAGTATACCACCATCCTCTCCCTTAATTGCTTCATTTAAAATCATAAACGTGTTATTGCTTTCCTTATTAACCTCTTAGTCTACAATATTTATTCAGcctttaattacttattttggctCACTATGACTTGTTAATGATTTATGATAAGCTGTTGTGTTTATTTAATGCTAATTAGGTAGTTGTGTGACTTTAATGACCTCATTGAACAACCTATGTATTTAAGTTGTTTAACTTGATAATTTCTCACATCTACCTAAGACCTCAAACCTTACTCTAATGTTCTGTTATAATCTTCCTGCTGCAGTTTGAGTTTTGTTAATGTCCTGTTACAACTTTCATGCTCATCATGTTGCATTTTGAGTTCTTTTAATGTCCTGTTACAAGTTTCATAATCTTCATATTGCATTTTGAGTTTTATTCCATTTAATGCTCTGTTATAACCTTCATGCTCATCTTGATGTATTCTGAATTCTGTTCCACTTAATGTTATGTTATATGTCCTCATGATTCATCATGTAATATTCTCCTGAATTCTGTATTTAGGTTCTCCTATAGTCATCATGTTTAACATGCAGCACCCTTCTATGTTCTGCTATCCTACCTAGGCTTTTATGTTCATCATGCCATATTCTTGAGTTCTATCATGCTATACTTAGGGTTGTTATTACAATCTTCATGTTTAACATGCCATGCTCCTTTAGGTTCTGTCatgctaaattttggattttgttagatAACCTTAGCTAGGGTACATATGAAATACATATGATAACCCTGCCTTACTAGGTTAAGGCTTATGAAACCTGAGTGTTCAAAAATTATTTCATAGATGTTTATTAGTCCTTAAGTATCCTTTGAATACTCATCATGAATGCTTTACATCCATAACTAACTGTTATCTTGTAAACAATCCTActgggatggattttcctttgACTATCAGTAGTATTTGTCATGACCAGTCTATCTCCTGTGAGTGAGACTATAGTTGTGCCTCATTGATTATTTCTACAATCTGAATATATGACTCCATCATGTTTAGCTATCCAGCCAAGCATGTAtagttgattttcttttaaaaaacaaATCAACTAGGATTtgtgcctagggctagtttttataaatataataaaaaacaaataaagtGTTGTCTTACGATAATTAAGACCATGAGCTATGTCTAATCCATATATCCTAGTATCAATTTTGAGTCTATGATAAACAAAACTGATATTACAATTTGAGCTAGGTAAAGACATGcaaaatttaaaaactagcctATTACAGTAGTAGCCATAATCTGCCCGGATTGTCCAAGATTTGAGCATCCTTCTAGTGTAAGTTCCTTTTTTCACAAATAGTATCCAACTTGTGAGGTGATCTTCCATGTCGATAAACAACATCCATATATTGGAATAAGGTAGCTTCACCAAAATTGCCCAGTCTTGTGAGAATCTGGGCAATGTTATCTCTTTTTTGTGCTTCTGATACAAGAAGCTCCTTGTTGCTCGATTTGATTGTTCCTACTGCTCTTGATAATGCATGGGGAAATTCTTTATGAATGTTAACCATGTGATCTGATGCGTAAATGCAGTCTTCAGTAGTATCCATCTGTGAATGATCATGTTGTTCATCCCATTTATTATCTCATTTTCATGGCCTTTCATTATTGGATTTCTTATCTTCCAGCCATGTATTTTATCCTCAATAATCTCAACCAATATGTTTGAATGACAGATAATCCATACTATATCCATTATACTCGTCTGTTGGTCCAAAGGACAGTTTTCCAAGACCTTACACCTAGGTACTTTAGGCTTCATACATAGAAGACATGTCACTTGATGCCCATTAGGAGTAGGCAACCACACCTTGTCCAAATGACCTGTGTAAACCAAATTTTCCAAACCATTAATACTGCCTAGATTTTTGAGCTGATGAGGTATATCTTTACTCCTTACTCTCATGCTTATGCCTATCCATAACACCCTTCCAATGGAATGAGTACTAAGTACTAATACAACCAATTGAAAGTTCATTATTAGATAAGGCATGAGTACAGTAACTTGTCCTGCAAAAAAGAACACAACGTTAGCATAAAAAATTCCCACCATGTTCGCCTCCAAACAGATTTGAACAAGGTGAGTATATGAGAATATATGTCCTTTCATTGTGTTCCTCACACTTCTCCCTTTAACTACCTTGTAACTCTTATTCTCAAGTGTGGGCATTGTAATTTATCATCATTCAACAGCCTTCTCCCAACACTGTCCAGTTGAACAAAAGAATGGCACTCAATAGGACCTACATCGAGTGAGTAATTGGCTAGATGGTCTTCAAATTTGTTGCCTTCCCTATATATATAAGTCACCTTGGAAGTACATATCCTCATCAACCTTCAAATCTCCTCCACATACTCCATAATCCCCCATGGAATGCTCCATTTCCCTTCAATGACATTTTTTAATTATATAGAATCTGTTTGATCCCAAATGTGGGAGAGCAGATTTCTATTACAGTACCTAAGGCCATCACGTATTGCTACTGCCTCCGCCTCTATATTAGTTGTTTCATGAATCTCCTGTCCAGCAGCATATATTAAATCTCTTTCTTCATCCCTTAATTAGTAGGCTATAGCACTCCTTCCTGAATTTCCCCGCGCTGCACCATCTGTATTTAATTTAACCCATCCATTACTAGGGAATTCCCATAACACCTTATTTACCTTCAATCTTGGAGTATATTGTTCCATCATCATTAATAAGTCTGGCCATTTGTGTGGAACATCTTTTATTCCTGGTTTCCTTACCTTCACTAGAGCTTGCAATGTAGAAGACACTTGATATATAACTCGACTCACTGTTACGGCTTCTCCATACATATAGCTATTCCTCCTCTTCCATAGTTCCCAAACAATTATAGCAGGTAGTGCTTGGAACACTAGTTTTAATCTTGGAACAACCTTGATTGTCCAGCTCCTTATGATAGCTTTTTGCAAATTTAGACCTTCCAACGACAATCATGCATGAGAGAAAAAATATGACCACGTCTTTTGAGAAGCAGGGGAGTGATAGAAAACATGAGCCAAGGTTTCATTTTGTGGATTGATACAATACCAACATCTAGATGTAGCCATATATCACATTCGTCTTATTGCATTATCCAAAGGTAACTTTGCTTTTCACATCTTCCACATGAAAAATGATATCTTGAAAGGAAGACCTTTCACCCACATGTTCATATAATCACTACTAGTATCACATCTACTCCTCAAGTAATTCCATGCCGATGAAACAATGAATTCAACTTTGGAATCTATCATCCACAAATGCTTATCTGGTACACCATGTTCCCTGGGAGATTGAATGTTCTCCAGAATGTGATTAGCAAGATCCTCAGGCAGTAGGGTTCTCAAGCGTGCCTCATCCCATGCATCTTCATTGACAACTTCACAAATATTATTAATGGTCTCATCAATTGGAAAATCTGGTGGTACGTTAAAATAAAGAGCACCTAAGCCCGTCCAATTGTCAAACCAAAATAGAGAGGATCCCATCTTTGGCTTCCATAATGTTTGGTGCTCTATAATGTCCCTGCATCATAACATTTTTCTCCATATATTAGAGCCATTCCTCATCCAAGGAACAATCACCGCATTAAATTTCTTGCAATATCTTTGGCTCATAAACGCACTCCATAGAGTAGGTTTTGTTCTAAAATTCCACCAAAGCTTACAAAATAAAGCTTTTGATACATCATGTAGCGACCTAAACCCCACTCCACCTTCATCAACAGGTAAGCATAAGGTTTTCCATGAAGCCCAATGTCTGCCCTTTCCACTAATTGAGCTGCACCAAAAAAATGGGCAAACATTTTGTGTAGTTTGTCTATCACAAAATTAGGAGGATTAACTGCTGACAAAAGGTGTATCGGCATACTTTGTAACACATGAGAAATTAAGACTGCTCGACCTCTAATTGATAGAATTTTACTTTTCCAACCCTGAAGTTTATCAAGAACTTTAGTCATTAGTCCTTGGTAAAATTCCATCTTTCTCCTAGTGTATAAAATAGGACAACCCAAGTATGTGAAAGGAAAATCATTCCTCCCAATTCCAGTAATTCTCAGAACCTTATTAATAACCTCCTAGGTTGTTAAATGGTACATGTAAAAAGCAGATTTTGCTTTGCTAATTAGTTGCCCGGATGCTTCTTCATAGGCATTAAGAACTTCCATGATCAACCTTAAAGATGTAGCATCAGAAGAGGATAAGATGATATTGTTGTCTGCATAAGATAGGTGATTTATGTTTGGACTCCATTTAGGCAAGCCGAAGCCACAAAAATACAAGTTCATATGAAGCGCATTCAAACCCTTTGACAAAGCCTCCGCAGCCAAAATAAAAAGAGTAGGTGACAAAGAATCACGTTGCTTCACACCTCTGGATGATTTAAAGAAACCATGTGGTTGCCCGTTAATAAGTACTGAGTACCAATTATTTGACACAATGGCAAACACCAGGCCAATAAATCTCTCACAAAAACCCATTTTCTTTAGAGTTTTGGTCAAAAATAGTCAGGAAAGCCTATCATAGGCTTTTGTCATGTCGAGCTTGATCGCAACATTGGGCCCAGCTTTTGTGCGCAATCTAATATCAGTAACAATCTCTTACGTCAACAAAATATTTTCCACTATACTTCTGCCCTTCACAAAACCTACTTGTTCATCAGAGATTAATTTAGGTAAGAGATCAACTAACCTTTCATGTATCACTCGAGATAAAAACCTTGTTTATAAAATTGCTCAGACTAATTGGTTTCATGTCTCCATATGTCttcacttccttcttctttgGTAGCAAAACAAGATTTGTGAGAGTGATAAATCTAGGTAGTTCTTGTCCACAAAACCATGCCTGGACCATgtcaataatatcatccccaacaattTCCCAATATGATTGAAAGAAGCATCTATTAAACCCATCGGGACCTCCTGCACTTTATGCTTTAAGCCCAAACACTGCCCTTTGAACCTCCTCCCGTGTTGGTTGTTCGATTAATTTTCTATTATGTTCATCACCTATCAAAGTCTGGACGTGATCAAGTATGCCAAATGTGGTAGGGACTCTTTGTTCTCGAAACTGCTCACTGAAAAAGTGTACCGCCCCTTCAGCCATTGTATCGTTGCCCTCAAGACAATTACCATTAATGTCTTGGATTCGTTTCAGCCGCAATCTCTTTCTTTTCCCATTTACATGTGAATGGAAAAATTTAGTGTTTCTATCACCTTCTTGAAACCATTGCATTCCGGATTTTTGCTTCCAAAATTGCTCCTCGATTGCCCAGACTTTTACTAAATCAACCTACACTTTCTGTAATCTCTCTGTGTACTAATCTCTCTATTCATCTCAAATTGAACCTCATGATCCACAACCACTTCCTCCAAGCTTGCGATTTTCTGAAAAATATCTCCATAGGTAGCCTTGCTCCATGTTGAAAGTGCTTTCTTCAACTTCTTAagattaaaattgaataaagtgaAGGCATTTACATGGAAGTATGCACTCCAGTTTTCTTTGACGACATCCTTAAATGATTCATGTTTCATCcaaaaatttagaaatctaaacGACTTCTTGATTGGTGTTGCATTTGGATTGAAGCTTAGCAACATTGGACTGTGATCTGAGCCTATTTTGGATAAATATGTGACCTCTATTCCAGGCATCAACTGCTGAAATTCAAGGTTGGAAAAACATCGATCCAAAGGTCTAAAAATACAGTCCTCATCCGCTCTATCATTCCACTATGTATATATACTCCCTTTGAATCCCATATCACTAAGCTTACATGTATTCATGCAATGTCTAAAGTCGTCCACCTCATTTAAGGATACTGGGAGACCTCcaaatttttcttcttcatcccATATGACATTAAAATCTCCCTCAACAAGCCACGGAGAATTCATGTTACTAGCCAAATAATATAACGAATCCCACAGTTAAATTCTCTCTATCGCACCACATTTTGCATAAACCAAAGTTAGAATGAACtccattttattttttgtatcaaCTAACTTCAAAGTCAGTTGTTGAACCATATCAATTATAACAGTCACTTCTAAACTATTGTCAATGAACGCCCAGATTTTATTAGACATATTCACAATAGCTTGGGCCAATCCAATCTGTCTCCTATATCTATCTATTTTTCGTGATTGTTGCATTGGCTCCACGACCCCTGAAAATTTGAATTAATATTGTCTCTGTATCGTAATGAGCCTCTCAAAAGATCTCATTGTATTTACGGACCTCACGTTCCAAATAATCGCATTCATTGCAAATTGGATTTAGAAATAGTCCTTCTTGTTTGTACTCCTGATGGTTGAACATTTGATGTCTCCTTATGCtgcttctttcttccttttgtagTTGTTTTTCCTCGATCAATAAACCTTGATGATAAATCTCCTTGCATAGcaatattttggaaatttggaGTAGTGGATTCCTCATCCATATCTTTCCCAGTATCTCCAATCCTTTCCTcatctccattgttgttgttaCATTCCATCATGACTAGCTGGTTCCTCACAATTTTAGGAATGAGGGATTTAGTAGTATTTGCATCCTGCATTTGTCCAGTAATTTTAGTGCCAGCACGCTGATCCTTCTTaagctccttcaactctgcttCTTTAATATTTGGAACTATATTCTTTTCTTGCAACTCCTTTGCACCTGAATCACTGCCTATATCCTCATTACAAGGTTGAATAGAGTGTGGTTGTTGTTCTACAGCACCCCCTTATCAATTTCCAGAGTGTTCTGTACCTTAGGATTAGCTGTATCATTACCCTCATTCTCTTGCATAACTTCATCGTTAGTTTTATCCTTTGATACATCTTCATCTCCCACCTTCTTTATTAATTCCACATTGTAAATGCTCAGCTGTTTGTCACTATTATCTCCATTAACACTTTGTTCTTCCATTTCAAGTTAAGTCAGTTAAGTGTGTTGTTTCCCCTACCATTCACCCCCTAATGATACTAACAACCTGattctttgatgtttggggctcATATTGTCTTGTGAAGTCACAATAATGATTGAAATCTCTGTATGTGGGGGTGTTTGGTATGAACTTTTGTTTATCCTTCATGACTTCACATTTT from Nicotiana tabacum cultivar K326 chromosome 24, ASM71507v2, whole genome shotgun sequence includes:
- the LOC142178169 gene encoding putative mitochondrial protein AtMg01250, producing the protein MGFCERFIGLVFAIVSNNWYSVLINGQPHGFFKSSRGVKQRDSLSPTLFILAAEALSKGLNALHMNLYFCGFGLPKWSPNINHLSYADNNIILSSSDATSLRLIMEVLNAYEEASGQLISKAKSAFYMYHLTT